The DNA segment TCAGGAATTGCAATTTTGTCTTTAAAGCGTTTATCTGTTAAATCTTTTAAGTCTTTTGGTGCTTTTTTAACATTGTCAGTGTTGTATGACATACCTAAAGCACTACCACTAAATCCATAATAATAGCCTTTTTTATCGATCCAGTCTTTGTATAATTTTTTGTGGTTTTTAACTTTGTAAGGTTCGATTAGACCTTTTTTCTTATAATCTATCGCAGCTGGTAAAGAAGCTAATTGTACTACGTCTGCTTTCGGATTATCTTGTTCTGCTTCTAGACGTCCAAGTACTTCACCTGTAGTACCTTGGAACACTTTTACTTTTTTATGAGATTTCTTTTCATAGTCTTTAACCATATCTTTTACTAAATCATCTGGTCCAGCTGTGTATAATACTAAATCCCCTTTGCCGCCTGAACTTTTATCTCCTGATCCCCCGTTGCTATTACCGCTATCTGTTTCCTCTTTGTTTTGACACCCCGTTAATACGACTGCTGCTGTTAATGCTACACCCAAATGTTTAACATATTTTTTCATAATTTCTTACCCCTCCATTGAAATAAAATGATTTTGTGATAATGCAAATGTTAATTTAACGTTATCTCCAATTTGATAAGCTTTATCGTCGTAAAACATCATCTCGTTATCTTTAACTTGTGCAGTATATTGATAACGTTCACCAGTAAAGCTCTTCGTTAATATTTTCGCATCTAAGCCGTGCTCTGAAATATGTACAAGTTCCGGTCTCACAAGTAAACCGTAATGTCCGTCTGCAATTTCTGATTCGCTCTTAACCTCAATGCCTGATGTGCTTGTAAACACATTGTTGCGTACTTGTCCTTCTACAAAAGTACCTTTACCAATAAATGTAGCAACCTCTTTGTTTTTCGGATGATGATATAACGATTCTGGAGAACCGAATTGGACGATTTTACCATTGCGCATCACCGCGATTTCATCCGACATCGTCATCGCTTCGTACTGATCATGTGTTACAAATATTGCTGTCATGTGGTAATTCTTAACTAAACGTTGAATCAATAGACGCATATCTTCTCGTAATCCAGCATCGAGTGCTGATAATGGCTCATCCATCAATATTAATTTATATTGTGAAATGATTGCCCTTGCTAGCGACACACGCTGTTGTTGACCACCTGATAATTGATGAATCGGTAAATCATGATAATCTGCTAACTGTACTTCCGACAATGCTTGCATGACACGTTCTTTCATGTTGTTCGTATCCTTTCTCACCTTCAGTGGATATGCAACATTTTGGAAAACGGTCATATGTGGCCATAATGCAAAGTCCTGAAACACCATACCAATTTCTCTCTTACTCGGTGTTTTGAAAATATTATCTTTATCCGAGTAAAAAACGTCATCCCCATTCACAATGCGACCTTGATCCGGCTGTTCGAGACCCGCGATTAATCTTAATAACGTCGTCTTCCCACAACCAGAAGGACCTAACAACGATATAAACCGACCGTGCTCAATCGTTAAATCAATATTCTTGATAACTTCTTTTCCGTTAAACGACTTTTTCAAATTAACTACTTTAAACACGATTCCTTCACCTCTGGTTACACTATATAAAAAGATTGTTAATAAACATTAAATAACTTGTTAACTACAAATCAAAGATATACATGTATGATATATAATTATATAGAGAAACTTTATATTAAGGAGCGGACACATTGAATACAAAACAATTGATGATTTTTAAATACTTTGTCGAAGAGCAAAATGAAATCGCCGTTGCGGAAATTCTAGGTATTACACAACCGACTGTCACTTTTCACTTGAAGAACTTAAACGAACTTTATGGGGTCAAACTGTATAGTAAAAAAGGTAAACATTTTAATCTGACAGAAGCTGGAAAATCACTGTATTTTAATGCCAATAAAATCTTACACCTCATGCAAGAAACCGAAGATACGATGAAAGACTTCGAGAAGTCTAACCGAGGTACTTTGAAAATTGGTGCCAGTCATTCACCGATATACAGCGCTCTACCTAATACATTAAAAAAATATATCAACGAATATCCCGACATCGATATTTCATTAACTGTAGATACCGCACCTATTATTATTAAAAAAGTGAAAGCAGGAGAAGTAGAAGTCGGTGTCATTGCAGAGAAAGGTTTACAAACTTCTGACGTTAAAATTAAACGATTATTTAAAAATCCCTTAATGCTCGTCATGGATCGTCAACACCCACTCGCTCAAGAAGATAATTTAGAACTAAAAGAAATTCTAAAATACCCTTTCGTCATTCACCATAGTGGCTCAACACGTGAAAGTATTGATGAATGGCGTAAAGATCATTTAATTGATCTCAACGTACGCATGGAATCAAACAGTATGAGTAGCATCATTTCGACAATAAGCGACTCAAAGATGTTAAGTTTACTGAGCGCGACGGCAATTGAACATTATTCCAACCTTATTGCGAAACCATTACCTAACCAACCATCCGACCGCCACATCTCAATCATCTATCGTGATGATCGCTTTATATCGCCAATGATTCAAAACTTTATTAATCAATTCTATTTGGAAGGCAAGAACATGTAGTTAGTTGCAACATCATATTGAAACGCTCGTTCAAATGTTTGTAAATGTGTAACAAGAGGAAAGTGAAAAATATAATTCTTTCCACAAAGGAGCATGATGATGAATAATAAAGTTGTATTAGAACAAGCTGCTCAACAATTTAGTGACGATAATAAACCGCATCCGCGCATTTACGAATTAGAACCAAAAGATGGTAGAGCATTACTTGAAAAAGTACAATCATCTCCGGTAGAAAAACATAAAGTAGACATTGAAGATACAACATTTTCAACTGAGAACTGGGGCGACGTGCCAGTCAGATTTATTCGCCCTGAAGGTAATCAAGAGAAACTGCCAGTGATTTATTATATTCACGGCGCAGGTTGGGTCTTCGGAAATGCCAACACGCACGATAAATTAGTAAGAGAATTAGCTGTAAGAACGAATTCAGTTGTTGTATTTCCTGAGTATTCATTATCACCAGAAGCAAAATACCCAACAGCAATTGAGCAAAACTATGACGTCTTACAACAATTAAGAAATGTATCAGAAGAAAAGAATCTAGATATCACAAGATTAACAGTCGCTGGTGACTCAGTAGGCGGCAATATGTCTACCGTAATGACAATCATGACAAAGCAGCGTGAAGGCTTACCAATTAGTCAACAGTTATTATATTATCCTGTAACAAATGCTGAATTTGATACAGAGTCTTACAATGCATTTGCAGAAGATTATTACCTTACTAAAGAGGGCATGCAATGGTTCTGGGATCAGTACACAACAAATCCAGACGAAAGAGCTGAAATCACAGCTTCACCATTACGTGCAGATGAAAAAGAACTTGAAGGCTTACCACCAGCAATGATTTTAAACGCAGAAGCCGACGTATTACGTGACGAAGGCGAAGCATACGCAAACAAATTAAGAGCAGCTGGTGTAGACGTTGCGCAAATCCGCTTCCAAGGTACAATCCATGACTTCGTAATGCTGAACCCACTAGATCAAACAAACGCAGCGCGTGAAGCAATGGACATCTCTACTTCTTGGATAAACAAGAAAAACAATCAATAAATGTAGGTTAACAAGCGTGTGAAATATTAATTTCTTTTATTTAAGCAAATTA comes from the Staphylococcus hsinchuensis genome and includes:
- a CDS encoding LysR family transcriptional regulator — translated: MNTKQLMIFKYFVEEQNEIAVAEILGITQPTVTFHLKNLNELYGVKLYSKKGKHFNLTEAGKSLYFNANKILHLMQETEDTMKDFEKSNRGTLKIGASHSPIYSALPNTLKKYINEYPDIDISLTVDTAPIIIKKVKAGEVEVGVIAEKGLQTSDVKIKRLFKNPLMLVMDRQHPLAQEDNLELKEILKYPFVIHHSGSTRESIDEWRKDHLIDLNVRMESNSMSSIISTISDSKMLSLLSATAIEHYSNLIAKPLPNQPSDRHISIIYRDDRFISPMIQNFINQFYLEGKNM
- a CDS encoding ABC transporter ATP-binding protein, with protein sequence MFKVVNLKKSFNGKEVIKNIDLTIEHGRFISLLGPSGCGKTTLLRLIAGLEQPDQGRIVNGDDVFYSDKDNIFKTPSKREIGMVFQDFALWPHMTVFQNVAYPLKVRKDTNNMKERVMQALSEVQLADYHDLPIHQLSGGQQQRVSLARAIISQYKLILMDEPLSALDAGLREDMRLLIQRLVKNYHMTAIFVTHDQYEAMTMSDEIAVMRNGKIVQFGSPESLYHHPKNKEVATFIGKGTFVEGQVRNNVFTSTSGIEVKSESEIADGHYGLLVRPELVHISEHGLDAKILTKSFTGERYQYTAQVKDNEMMFYDDKAYQIGDNVKLTFALSQNHFISMEG
- a CDS encoding alpha/beta hydrolase, with protein sequence MNNKVVLEQAAQQFSDDNKPHPRIYELEPKDGRALLEKVQSSPVEKHKVDIEDTTFSTENWGDVPVRFIRPEGNQEKLPVIYYIHGAGWVFGNANTHDKLVRELAVRTNSVVVFPEYSLSPEAKYPTAIEQNYDVLQQLRNVSEEKNLDITRLTVAGDSVGGNMSTVMTIMTKQREGLPISQQLLYYPVTNAEFDTESYNAFAEDYYLTKEGMQWFWDQYTTNPDERAEITASPLRADEKELEGLPPAMILNAEADVLRDEGEAYANKLRAAGVDVAQIRFQGTIHDFVMLNPLDQTNAAREAMDISTSWINKKNNQ
- a CDS encoding extracellular solute-binding protein, which codes for MKKYVKHLGVALTAAVVLTGCQNKEETDSGNSNGGSGDKSSGGKGDLVLYTAGPDDLVKDMVKDYEKKSHKKVKVFQGTTGEVLGRLEAEQDNPKADVVQLASLPAAIDYKKKGLIEPYKVKNHKKLYKDWIDKKGYYYGFSGSALGMSYNTDNVKKAPKDLKDLTDKRFKDKIAIPDPSESGTALDLLSIKVNNEGQKAWDDYKALKENGMKLAGANKPALETVIKGKNDVVYGGVDYMVYKAKAKGEPVDIKYPKSGTAISPRPAFILKSSKHKDEAKDYMDYVTSKDGQKEVDDHYLIPADKSQEKNKHKAKRSEIKEYKYDWESLSDKSEKVLKQFTEMMR